TATTAAAAGAAAACACAATAAGTCCTGTTTAGTTACATTTTTTTCTGCTTTTTAAGAACGCTTCCAAACTGCTCCATTTGGCGTGTCTGTTATGACGATTCCGCGCGCTGAAAGCAAATTGCGGATTTCATCGGCTCTTGCAAAATTCTTTGCTTTTTTCGCTTCAACTCTTTCTGCAACAAGCGCGTCAATTTCCTGTGCTTCCGGGTCTCCTGAATGGTCTGGAACAGAAGCTTTCTGCTCTTTTTCCTGTTCAGCAAGAAATTCCGCGGCAGATTTTACAAGATTCAAGCCAATTACGCTGTCCATTCTGCGCACAAGTTCAAGTGATTCTTCAGGCTTTAAAGAGCCGTCTTTAACTGCTTTTTGAATGCAGCTCAATGCGACTGGAGTTGAAAGGTCGTTTTCCAAAGCGGCCTGGAATTTTTCCATGTATTCTTTTGCTTTTTCAGACAGATTTTCAGTTTTTGAAGCTTCGCCTTTTGCATATATTTTGGAACAGTTCAGAGAATCTGCGCCGCCTGCATTTTGAGCAAGCCGGGCAACACGCTGAACAAGAGCGGCCCTTGAATTTTTTGCTGAATCCATTGCGTCCCAGCTGAAATAAATTTGCTTGCGGTAATGTCCTCCCAGAAGGAAAAATCTGTAGTCGAGCGGATCGTAGCCATTGTCTGTTAATGACTGAAGCGTCAAAAAGTTACCGTGGGATTTTGACATTTTTTCAGCCTGACCAGATTCTGCGGCTTTTTTGTCTTTTGCAATTACAAGGAATTCATTGTGAAGCCAGTAGTTCACCCATTTGTGGCCGGTTGCGCCTTCTGACTGGGCGATTTCATTTGTGTGGTGAATCGGGATGTGGTCGATTCCGCCTGTATGGATGTCAAAATGCTCGCCGAGGTATTTCATGCTCATTGCGGAACATTCAATGTGCCAGCCCGGATAGCCTCTTCCCCAAGGTGAATCCCAAGTTAGGGCCTGATTTTCAAATTTTGATTTTGTGAACCAAAGTACAAAGTCATAAGGATTGCGCTTGTTCTGGTCAACTTCGATTCTTGCTCCGGCTTTTAAATCGTCAAGGTTCAGGTTGGCGAGCTTTCCGTAGTCTGGATAAGTCGTAACGTCGTAGTAGAGGTTTCCGCCGGACATATAGGTGTGTCCGTTCGCTTCGATTCTCTTGATAAGCTCAATCATGTCCTGGACGTGCTCAGTTGCCTTGCAGACGACATCCGGCCTGATTATGTTCAGTCTGTCGATGTCCTTGAAAAATGCGTCCGTGTAGAATTTGGCAACTTCAAGAACCGACTGGTGGCGTTCCTGAGCCGTCTTGAGCATTTTATCCTCGCCCTCGTCTGCGTCTCCGGTAAGATGCCCGATGTCTGTTATGTTCATCACGTGCTTTTTGTCGTATCCGAGGAAAGTGAGTGTGCGGTCAAGCGTGTCAAGAAAAACGTAGGCGCGGAGATTTCCGATGTGCGCGTAGTTGTAGACGGTCGGTCCGCATCCGTAAAATCCCACAAAACCTTCGTGAATCGGAACAAATTCTTCTATCTTGCGGCCCATTGTGTTGTACAGTCTCAACGCCATTTTTTTCCTCCATTGAAAAATCTTATGCGCATTATATTAAGTGCCTGATTTTCACTATCGATTTTTTTATTTTTTTTCTATAAAATGAAATGCAATGACTAACAGAATACGCAAAATAGTTGAAAATATCAAGAACTTGTACAAAGGGCGGCT
The DNA window shown above is from uncultured Treponema sp. and carries:
- the cysS gene encoding cysteine--tRNA ligase, producing the protein MALRLYNTMGRKIEEFVPIHEGFVGFYGCGPTVYNYAHIGNLRAYVFLDTLDRTLTFLGYDKKHVMNITDIGHLTGDADEGEDKMLKTAQERHQSVLEVAKFYTDAFFKDIDRLNIIRPDVVCKATEHVQDMIELIKRIEANGHTYMSGGNLYYDVTTYPDYGKLANLNLDDLKAGARIEVDQNKRNPYDFVLWFTKSKFENQALTWDSPWGRGYPGWHIECSAMSMKYLGEHFDIHTGGIDHIPIHHTNEIAQSEGATGHKWVNYWLHNEFLVIAKDKKAAESGQAEKMSKSHGNFLTLQSLTDNGYDPLDYRFFLLGGHYRKQIYFSWDAMDSAKNSRAALVQRVARLAQNAGGADSLNCSKIYAKGEASKTENLSEKAKEYMEKFQAALENDLSTPVALSCIQKAVKDGSLKPEESLELVRRMDSVIGLNLVKSAAEFLAEQEKEQKASVPDHSGDPEAQEIDALVAERVEAKKAKNFARADEIRNLLSARGIVITDTPNGAVWKRS